In Planctomycetota bacterium, the following proteins share a genomic window:
- a CDS encoding LysR family transcriptional regulator: MQLRALKIFCDVVRQRSFSRAADENDISQSGASQVVHQLEQSLGVKLIDRSKRPFVLTPEGEEYYEGCRGVVERYFALEDRVRTLHQDVVGRVRVASIYSVGLHHMNRYLQEFLTQHPKANVRLEYLHPNRVYQSIEDDVADLGLISYPKPSRTLQAIQWREEPMVLVVAPGHRLAGAKHVSLGQLDRERMIGFDRDLTIRNEIDRVLNQHRVEVQVVMEFDNIETIKRAIEIDAGIGLLPEPTVQREVQAGTLVAVPLDTDELVRPLGIIHRRGKELSSTAERFIELLLREGGHVGGEIDAGSAAGDSPNGKPAAESPVPAGASHHDQADAAQAASQPGRRGGKHRFEPAGSSS, from the coding sequence ATCCAACTGCGAGCTTTGAAGATCTTTTGCGATGTCGTGCGGCAGCGCAGCTTTTCGCGCGCGGCCGACGAAAACGACATCTCGCAATCCGGCGCCAGTCAGGTCGTCCACCAGCTTGAACAAAGCTTGGGGGTCAAGCTGATTGATCGATCGAAGCGCCCGTTCGTGCTCACTCCGGAAGGAGAAGAGTATTACGAAGGGTGTCGTGGGGTCGTCGAGCGATATTTCGCGCTCGAAGACCGCGTGCGCACCTTGCACCAGGACGTGGTGGGGCGCGTGCGCGTGGCGTCGATCTATTCGGTCGGCCTGCACCACATGAACCGGTACTTGCAGGAATTTCTCACGCAGCATCCCAAGGCGAATGTCCGGCTCGAATACCTGCACCCGAATCGCGTCTATCAAAGCATTGAAGACGACGTCGCCGACCTGGGATTGATCAGCTATCCGAAGCCTTCACGCACGTTGCAGGCGATTCAATGGCGCGAAGAGCCGATGGTGCTCGTCGTCGCCCCAGGGCATCGACTCGCCGGGGCCAAGCACGTCAGCCTGGGGCAACTCGACCGCGAACGAATGATCGGCTTTGACCGCGACTTGACCATTCGCAATGAAATCGACCGGGTGTTGAACCAGCATCGCGTCGAAGTCCAGGTCGTGATGGAATTCGACAACATCGAGACCATCAAGCGGGCCATCGAAATCGACGCTGGCATTGGGCTATTGCCCGAACCGACCGTGCAGCGCGAAGTCCAGGCTGGCACCTTGGTGGCGGTGCCGTTGGACACGGACGAACTGGTGCGGCCGTTGGGGATCATCCATCGCCGCGGCAAGGAATTGTCGAGCACGGCCGAGCGGTTTATCGAGTTGCTGCTGCGCGAAGGGGGGCACGTCGGCGGCGAAATCGACGCCGGCTCGGCCGCGGGCGACTCGCCCAATGGTAAACCTGCCGCCGAGTCGCCGGTTCCCGCAGGGGCCAGTCACCATGACCAGGCTGACGCGGCCCAGGCGGCCAGTCAGCCAGGCCGGCGCGGCGGCAAACACCGCTTCGAACCGGCCGGTTCTTCGAGTTAG